In Paracoccaceae bacterium Fryx2, a single genomic region encodes these proteins:
- a CDS encoding IS3 family transposase (programmed frameshift), whose translation MEQTSKKKTSKPYSPEFRERAVRLAMEHRDDYQSEAAALTAIAGKLGCSTDSLRVWMRQVQRDGGERPGPTSAEIARIKELERENRELRQANEILRKASAYFCPGGARPPVSQMTAFIEESREAFGVEPICRALQFAPSTFYDRRAIMRDPDRASARAKSDAALSLKIDAAWDANRKLYGARKIWHVLRRQGEDAARCTVERLMRHLGIRGVVRGKKVITTNPDTSLPCPDDKVNRLFMADRPNKLWVSDFTYVPTWSGTVYVAFVIDVFARRIVGWRVSTSMKTQFVLDALEQAIWQRKTPDNKSLVHHSDRGSQYLSIKYTERLAKAEIDLSVGTVGDAYDNALAECVIGLFKTEVINQIGPWKSMREVEWETLKWIDWYNNRRLLGPIGYIPPAEAEEAFYANLNSLDMVA comes from the exons ATGGAACAGACCTCAAAGAAGAAGACCTCGAAGCCGTATTCACCTGAGTTCCGCGAGCGTGCGGTGCGGCTGGCGATGGAACACCGCGATGATTATCAGAGCGAGGCTGCGGCGCTGACGGCGATTGCAGGTAAATTGGGCTGTTCGACGGACAGCCTTCGCGTCTGGATGCGACAGGTCCAGCGCGATGGTGGCGAACGGCCGGGACCTACCAGCGCTGAGATCGCGCGGATCAAAGAGCTTGAGCGCGAGAACCGGGAACTGCGGCAAGCGAACGAGATTCTGCGCAAAGCTTCAGCGTATT TTTGCCCAGGCGGAGCTCGACCGCCCGTTTCGCAAATGACTGCTTTCATTGAGGAAAGCCGAGAGGCATTCGGGGTCGAGCCGATCTGCAGGGCACTGCAGTTTGCCCCTTCCACCTTTTATGACCGGCGGGCGATCATGCGTGATCCTGACCGGGCCTCGGCCCGGGCCAAATCGGATGCCGCCCTGAGCCTCAAGATCGACGCGGCCTGGGATGCCAACCGCAAGCTCTATGGCGCGCGGAAGATCTGGCATGTTTTGCGACGGCAGGGTGAAGACGCCGCCCGCTGCACCGTGGAACGATTGATGCGCCATCTGGGCATCAGGGGCGTGGTCCGTGGCAAGAAGGTCATCACGACCAATCCTGACACGTCTCTGCCTTGCCCGGACGACAAGGTGAACCGGCTGTTCATGGCGGATCGGCCGAACAAGCTGTGGGTTTCAGATTTCACCTATGTGCCCACATGGTCCGGCACCGTCTACGTGGCCTTCGTCATCGACGTCTTTGCACGTCGTATTGTCGGTTGGCGCGTCTCGACATCGATGAAGACCCAGTTTGTGCTCGACGCGCTGGAGCAAGCGATCTGGCAAAGAAAGACGCCGGATAACAAGAGCTTGGTCCACCATTCGGACCGCGGATCACAATACCTGTCGATCAAATACACCGAACGCCTGGCCAAGGCCGAGATCGACCTTTCCGTTGGAACAGTTGGCGATGCCTATGACAACGCCTTGGCTGAATGCGTCATCGGCCTGTTCAAGACAGAGGTCATCAACCAGATCGGCCCCTGGAAATCAATGCGCGAGGTCGAATGGGAAACGCTGAAATGGATCGATTGGTATAACAACCGCCGCCTGCTTGGCCCAATCGGATACATCCCACCCGCAGAAGCAGAGGAGGCGTTCTATGCAAACCTGAACTCACTCGATATGGTCGCGTAG
- a CDS encoding helix-turn-helix transcriptional regulator, with translation MTTSLGAKIKRHRQEKGFSLDKLAELTDSSKSYIWELENRDTRKPSGEKLTRIAQALDVTTDYLLDDSEEPGDEVLKEAFFRKFSKLDPDDQAKINQMIDMWGKKD, from the coding sequence ATGACCACGTCCCTCGGCGCCAAGATCAAGCGCCACCGTCAGGAAAAGGGATTCTCCCTCGACAAGCTCGCCGAGCTTACCGACTCGAGCAAGAGCTACATCTGGGAACTGGAGAACCGCGATACGCGCAAACCGTCAGGCGAGAAGCTGACCCGAATCGCCCAAGCTCTCGATGTCACGACCGATTACCTCCTCGATGACAGTGAAGAGCCCGGCGACGAGGTGTTGAAGGAGGCTTTCTTCCGCAAGTTCAGCAAGCTCGACCCCGACGATCAGGCCAAGATCAACCAGATGATCGACATGTGGGGGAAAAAGGATTGA